The Verrucomicrobium spinosum DSM 4136 = JCM 18804 genome includes a region encoding these proteins:
- a CDS encoding oxidoreductase, producing MTEAKTWFITGCSSGFGRSIAEAALAAGHRVIATARDLRSIAGIECETCRVLTLDVTDPANIREAIAEAGSFDVLVNNAGYGLLGAVEECDDDQIRRSVEMNFLGPLNVIRAALPMLRSQKSGHIINISAAAAISNYPGFGIYGGAKAALEFMSESLRLELAPLGIHVTLVEPGPFRTNFVTRSLEKASQPLADYDGTSGKFGRLIASMNGKQPGDPARAAKAILAITAVESPPLRLVLGKYANDKARRRAADLEKERSAWETIGLPTEFTAAS from the coding sequence ATGACGGAGGCAAAAACATGGTTCATCACCGGCTGCTCATCTGGATTCGGCCGATCCATTGCGGAGGCGGCACTCGCGGCAGGGCATCGGGTCATCGCCACCGCGCGTGATTTGCGCAGCATCGCCGGCATCGAATGTGAGACTTGCCGGGTGCTTACTCTCGATGTCACTGACCCGGCAAACATCCGCGAGGCCATCGCAGAGGCTGGGAGCTTTGACGTGCTCGTGAACAACGCGGGCTATGGCCTCCTCGGCGCGGTGGAGGAGTGCGATGACGATCAAATCCGCCGGAGTGTGGAAATGAACTTCCTCGGCCCTCTGAACGTCATCCGTGCCGCGCTACCGATGCTTCGTTCGCAGAAAAGCGGCCACATAATCAACATCAGCGCCGCTGCGGCGATCTCGAACTACCCCGGTTTTGGCATCTACGGCGGTGCAAAGGCCGCGCTGGAGTTCATGAGCGAGAGTCTGCGTCTTGAATTGGCCCCTCTCGGCATCCACGTGACGTTGGTGGAGCCCGGCCCCTTTCGCACGAACTTCGTCACGCGCAGCCTGGAGAAGGCCTCGCAGCCTCTCGCCGACTACGACGGCACCTCGGGCAAGTTTGGCCGCCTCATCGCGTCGATGAACGGTAAGCAGCCCGGCGACCCCGCGCGTGCCGCGAAGGCCATTCTTGCCATCACCGCCGTGGAATCACCGCCACTGAGGCTCGTGCTGGGGAAGTATGCGAATGACAAAGCCCGCCGCCGCGCCGCCGACCTCGAAAAGGAACGCAGCGCCTGGGAAACCATCGGACTTCCCACCGAATTCACCGCCGCATCATGA
- a CDS encoding integron integrase yields the protein MQLEDQLRGEIRKLHYSIRTEEAYVLWYRQFVRFHGLIHPETMGAAEVEAFLTHLVKRGVSASTQNQALNALVFLYRQVLKRELENIQAQRAKTSRHLPVVLAVEEIKVLLAVMDGVEALQAGLLYGCGLRVMELLRLRIKDVDLAGGKIEVRDGKGGKDRVVCLPGSAMAALQRQMERAKRVYEQDEMANLSPVWLPDAYATKNPSAGKSWPWFWLFPADKLATDPRSGTLRRHHSHEQRLGRALSLAAKRAGLAKKVTAHTMRHSFATHLLLRGVDIRSVQELLGHADVRTTEIYTQLARAMRGDIRSPLDDL from the coding sequence ATGCAACTGGAGGATCAATTGAGAGGAGAGATCCGAAAACTTCACTATTCCATCCGCACTGAGGAGGCTTACGTCCTCTGGTACAGGCAGTTTGTCCGTTTCCACGGGCTCATACACCCAGAGACCATGGGCGCTGCGGAAGTCGAGGCGTTCCTCACACATCTAGTGAAACGCGGCGTGAGCGCTTCCACCCAGAATCAGGCCCTCAACGCCCTTGTGTTCCTCTACCGCCAAGTGCTCAAGCGCGAATTGGAAAATATTCAGGCACAAAGGGCCAAGACCTCGCGACACCTGCCCGTGGTGCTCGCGGTGGAGGAGATCAAGGTTCTACTGGCCGTCATGGACGGAGTGGAGGCCCTGCAGGCCGGGCTGCTTTATGGCTGTGGCCTGCGGGTGATGGAACTGTTGCGCCTGCGGATCAAGGATGTGGACCTGGCGGGTGGAAAGATCGAGGTGCGCGATGGCAAGGGCGGAAAGGACCGGGTGGTATGTTTGCCTGGTTCAGCCATGGCAGCCCTCCAACGGCAAATGGAGCGGGCGAAACGCGTCTATGAGCAGGATGAAATGGCCAACCTGTCACCAGTCTGGCTGCCCGATGCCTACGCGACAAAAAACCCATCCGCAGGAAAATCCTGGCCCTGGTTTTGGTTGTTCCCGGCGGACAAACTGGCTACGGACCCGCGTTCCGGAACACTCCGCCGCCACCACTCCCATGAGCAGCGCTTGGGACGAGCCCTGTCTTTGGCCGCGAAGCGGGCGGGATTGGCCAAGAAGGTGACCGCACACACCATGCGTCACAGTTTTGCCACCCATCTGCTGCTGCGCGGGGTGGATATCCGCAGCGTGCAGGAGTTGTTGGGACACGCGGATGTGCGCACGACAGAGATTTACACTCAACTCGCGCGAGCCATGCGGGGCGACATCCGCAGCCCGTTGGATGATCTGTAA
- a CDS encoding ATP-binding protein, whose amino-acid sequence MSRLQTLREALTQAPDNTALLLLYGHACLDELHLEEAQEILGRLLALEPDHAEAQLSLARVLVLQGDTSGAAVRAERVLQKHPQNAGAHLLLSRIHLTENQRSKALEHYKRAQEIDSSAADAALEADLGRVSKPTPQLGRERNSSPLELPDDDEIGSELPQEFFDDPFDEPAGYEWRPETFFAPGDGERFRVTFADVGGMEALKEEIRLKIIYPLQHPDLYKAYGRKSGGGILLYGPPGCGKTTILRATAGEVSCNYFAIGLHEVFDPYYGSIERNLHQIFETARANTPCVLVFDELDSLAPDRRHVRDTQMRNVVNQFLSELDGLRSDNQRILVIGATNSPWQLDPALRRPGRFDQAIFVPPPDDAARHQIIRLLAKDKPIAKLDHEQLVATTAGFSGADLRWVFDRAAELALADALHAGKTVPITMELLQQVSQAHTPTTQAWLDGVKQQTPAAQQDALYHEVRKFMQATSAAKQQG is encoded by the coding sequence ATGTCTCGACTCCAAACCCTTCGCGAAGCACTCACGCAAGCGCCGGACAACACGGCTCTCCTGCTGTTGTACGGTCATGCTTGCCTGGATGAGCTCCATCTGGAAGAGGCTCAGGAAATCCTGGGCCGGTTGCTGGCTTTGGAGCCAGACCATGCCGAGGCTCAGCTGAGCCTGGCCCGGGTGCTTGTCCTCCAGGGCGACACCAGCGGTGCCGCCGTCCGGGCGGAGCGCGTGCTGCAAAAGCATCCACAGAACGCTGGTGCCCACCTGCTGCTGTCCCGCATCCATCTCACGGAGAACCAGCGCTCCAAGGCGCTGGAGCATTACAAACGTGCCCAGGAAATCGACTCCTCAGCCGCGGATGCCGCGCTGGAGGCGGATCTGGGTCGCGTGTCCAAGCCGACGCCCCAACTGGGGCGGGAGCGCAACTCCAGCCCGCTGGAATTGCCAGACGACGATGAGATTGGCAGCGAGCTGCCCCAGGAGTTCTTTGACGATCCCTTTGATGAGCCTGCCGGTTATGAATGGCGGCCCGAGACCTTCTTCGCCCCCGGCGACGGCGAGCGCTTTCGCGTGACCTTTGCCGATGTCGGCGGGATGGAAGCCCTCAAGGAGGAGATCCGTCTCAAAATCATCTACCCGCTCCAGCACCCGGACCTTTACAAGGCCTACGGACGCAAGTCCGGCGGTGGCATCCTGCTCTACGGCCCTCCTGGCTGCGGCAAGACCACCATCCTCCGGGCCACGGCAGGGGAGGTCTCCTGCAACTACTTCGCCATCGGCCTGCACGAGGTCTTCGACCCGTACTACGGCAGCATCGAGCGCAACCTGCACCAGATCTTCGAAACCGCCCGGGCGAACACGCCTTGCGTGCTCGTGTTCGACGAACTGGACAGCCTGGCGCCGGATCGTCGTCATGTGCGCGATACGCAGATGCGCAACGTGGTGAACCAGTTCCTGAGCGAGCTCGACGGCCTGCGCAGCGACAACCAACGGATCTTGGTGATTGGTGCTACCAATTCACCCTGGCAGCTGGACCCCGCCCTGCGTCGTCCCGGTCGCTTTGACCAAGCCATCTTCGTGCCCCCGCCGGACGATGCCGCCCGGCACCAGATCATCCGCCTGCTCGCCAAGGACAAGCCCATTGCCAAGCTCGATCATGAACAGCTCGTGGCCACCACCGCCGGATTCTCCGGGGCGGACCTTCGCTGGGTTTTTGATCGCGCCGCAGAGCTGGCCCTGGCTGATGCCCTCCATGCGGGGAAAACGGTCCCCATCACCATGGAACTGCTCCAGCAGGTCTCCCAAGCCCACACCCCCACCACCCAGGCGTGGCTGGACGGCGTGAAGCAGCAGACCCCAGCCGCCCAGCAGGACGCCCTCTATCATGAGGTGCGCAAGTTCATGCAGGCGACCTCGGCAGCGAAGCAGCAGGGGTGA
- a CDS encoding anthranilate synthase component II: MLLIIDNYDSFTYNLVQYFGEMGATMEIRRNDKVTLEEIEGLNPDHICISPGPCTPKEAGISNEVIRRFGSRTPLLGVCLGHQCIGDVFGGNVIRAPRLMHGKTSRIHHTNQSVFLGMPEDFEATRYHSLIIERQSLPDCLEVTAVASDDDTEIMGVRHKELPIHGVQFHPESILTQDGKRLLKNFLEMRS; the protein is encoded by the coding sequence ATGCTGCTGATTATCGACAACTACGACTCCTTCACCTACAACTTGGTCCAGTACTTTGGCGAGATGGGGGCGACCATGGAGATCCGTCGCAATGACAAGGTCACGCTGGAGGAGATCGAGGGGCTGAACCCCGATCACATCTGCATTTCGCCCGGGCCCTGCACGCCCAAGGAGGCCGGGATCAGCAATGAGGTGATCCGCCGCTTTGGCAGCCGGACCCCCCTTTTGGGGGTATGCTTGGGCCACCAGTGCATCGGTGACGTTTTCGGTGGGAACGTGATTCGCGCCCCCCGTTTGATGCATGGGAAGACCTCCCGCATCCACCACACCAACCAGTCCGTATTTTTAGGGATGCCGGAGGACTTTGAAGCCACCCGCTACCATTCCTTGATCATTGAGCGTCAGAGCCTTCCGGATTGTCTGGAAGTGACGGCGGTGGCGTCTGATGACGACACGGAAATCATGGGGGTGCGCCACAAGGAACTGCCCATTCACGGGGTGCAATTCCATCCTGAAAGCATCCTCACCCAGGATGGGAAACGACTCTTGAAGAATTTTCTGGAAATGCGCTCGTAG
- a CDS encoding MotA/TolQ/ExbB proton channel family protein: MPDLLSKGGPLVWLLLCCFGLALAIFAERLAYFHRASLNVGEFLAGLASLIRRKNFSEALQECVATRVPVGRVLHAALLRHHVPREQLKEIVQEAGQLEVPRLERYLSVLHGIAHAAPLIGLLGTIAGLMDTFTQLNNVNGYATPADVARGVYQSLITSALGLVVAIPSFLFYSFLAAKARHLMHDLERAGIEVVNILDDHRESAQSVDSGAQIVEFRQSDSGMRKIGKNA, translated from the coding sequence ATGCCCGACTTACTTTCCAAAGGAGGCCCGCTCGTCTGGTTGCTGCTTTGCTGCTTCGGACTCGCCCTGGCCATCTTTGCTGAGCGTCTTGCATACTTTCACCGGGCATCGCTGAATGTAGGGGAGTTTCTCGCGGGTCTGGCCAGCCTCATCCGTCGCAAGAATTTCTCTGAAGCCCTCCAGGAGTGCGTGGCCACGCGGGTGCCCGTGGGTCGCGTGCTTCACGCGGCCCTGCTACGCCACCATGTCCCCCGCGAGCAGCTCAAGGAGATCGTCCAGGAAGCCGGTCAGCTGGAAGTGCCCCGTCTGGAACGCTACCTGAGCGTCCTTCACGGCATCGCCCACGCCGCTCCTTTGATCGGTCTGCTCGGCACCATCGCCGGCCTCATGGATACCTTCACGCAGCTCAACAACGTGAACGGCTACGCCACCCCGGCCGACGTGGCTCGCGGGGTTTACCAGAGCCTCATCACCTCCGCCCTCGGCCTGGTGGTGGCCATCCCCAGCTTCCTCTTCTATTCCTTCCTCGCCGCCAAGGCCCGTCACCTGATGCACGACCTCGAGCGCGCCGGCATCGAGGTGGTGAACATCCTCGATGACCACCGTGAATCTGCCCAGAGTGTAGATTCGGGTGCCCAGATCGTGGAGTTCCGCCAGAGCGACTCCGGCATGCGCAAGATTGGCAAGAACGCCTGA
- a CDS encoding ExbD/TolR family protein, with amino-acid sequence MKLESHLPKQTFWLYLGPVLNVLLILLIFFLLGSSFVIQSGVSVKLPESGFPLRDFHHPLVATVTANSDQFLYLEGRPVTLLEMRKGLEEKKKETRQLIIHADEMAPFGRVQEVANSALSLGYEVAYATQPAR; translated from the coding sequence ATGAAGCTTGAGAGCCATCTGCCCAAACAGACCTTTTGGCTCTACTTGGGGCCAGTGCTGAATGTGCTGCTCATCCTGCTCATCTTCTTCCTGCTGGGCTCCTCGTTTGTGATTCAGAGCGGCGTGAGTGTGAAGCTCCCCGAGAGCGGCTTCCCTCTGCGCGACTTTCACCATCCGCTCGTCGCCACCGTCACGGCCAACTCGGACCAGTTCCTCTACCTGGAAGGCCGCCCTGTCACTCTCCTGGAGATGCGCAAAGGTCTGGAAGAAAAGAAGAAGGAGACCCGCCAGCTCATCATCCATGCCGACGAGATGGCCCCCTTCGGCAGGGTACAGGAAGTGGCCAACTCCGCACTGAGTCTCGGCTATGAAGTCGCCTATGCGACGCAGCCAGCCCGGTAA
- a CDS encoding DEAD/DEAH box helicase yields MPVKPSSQISLRDTLSHLDHIAAAKLLGAGGRELLIKGGSATIDVAEQVHFTEDHFQVVFPHPEKEPLVVTLSLHPGAKRRLQIACSHEGEEADFYKAAIFALILEEKTLLGLAAAPPDLDIPWELLPAHQLEARALAERTKRAAEEKMRIKTADKTQPWTDYTVTNPVSGKSYRVGLRGLGRGQSYCACPDFRRNRLGTCKHVIAVHTWVGKKFDSRTLKRAWKPKSINIHALYDGDLRLAVEHPSNLAPPVAELLAPWENWHAKSPQDMLALFELIRQLIQLDQNPVIYPDAEEILSRALHEHRMDGLVKEIRKAPAKHPLRTSLLKTELLPYQLDGIAFAAGKGRAVLADEMGLGKTIQGVGVAEFLARHADVRRVLVVCPASLKSQWKLEIERFCGRSVQIVSGKTSERNALYSGDAFFTLCNYEQVLRDYLDIERTSWDLIILDEAQRIKNWEAKTSRIIKGLRSPFALVLTGTPLENRLDDLFSVVEFVDDRRLGPAYRFFHSHRVATETGRVSGYKNLDALRQQLEPVLLRRTRASIALDLPPRTTEIVRIPATEEQQQLHNSHMVTVNAITSKKFLSEMDLLRLQKALLMARMSANSTYLVDKQSPGFSSKLDRLAELLEALSAEPERKIILFTEWTTMLNLIEPILERLKMDFVRLDGQVAQKKRQALVSEFQGNPKCRVFLTTNAGSTGLNLQAADTVINVDLPWNPALLEQRIARAHRMGQKRKVQVHLLVTEGTIEENLLATLGAKHELASAVLDPDSTLQEVALTSGIEELKRRLEVLLGAKVEADLDVSSQNQAEVAAGISAGAPPPDAERKARVAEATGTLVASAFSLLGELLPSGNVAPPAESVNALQAALLENVVLGEDGQPTLTLKLPNQESVNAMASALAKLMSLGSGVGS; encoded by the coding sequence ATGCCTGTCAAACCGTCATCACAGATCAGCCTCCGGGATACCCTCTCCCATTTGGACCACATCGCCGCAGCCAAGCTGCTGGGTGCCGGCGGGCGGGAACTGCTGATCAAGGGCGGCTCCGCCACCATCGATGTCGCCGAGCAGGTGCATTTCACCGAGGACCACTTCCAGGTGGTGTTTCCTCATCCCGAAAAGGAACCCTTGGTGGTGACGCTCAGCCTCCATCCCGGGGCCAAGCGTCGGCTGCAAATCGCCTGCAGCCACGAAGGCGAAGAAGCCGACTTTTACAAGGCCGCCATCTTTGCCCTCATCCTGGAGGAAAAGACACTGCTGGGCCTTGCCGCCGCACCGCCAGACCTGGACATCCCCTGGGAGCTACTGCCCGCCCACCAGCTGGAGGCCAGAGCCCTGGCCGAAAGGACGAAGCGAGCGGCCGAGGAAAAGATGCGGATCAAAACGGCCGACAAAACTCAACCCTGGACGGACTACACGGTCACCAATCCGGTCTCTGGCAAATCCTACCGGGTGGGCCTGCGCGGCCTGGGTCGTGGGCAGAGCTACTGCGCCTGCCCTGACTTCCGGAGGAACCGGCTCGGCACCTGCAAGCATGTCATCGCCGTCCACACCTGGGTGGGCAAGAAGTTCGACAGCCGCACTCTCAAGCGAGCCTGGAAGCCCAAAAGCATCAATATCCATGCGCTCTACGATGGAGATCTGCGCCTGGCCGTGGAGCACCCCTCGAACCTGGCCCCTCCGGTCGCCGAGCTCCTTGCACCCTGGGAAAACTGGCATGCTAAAAGCCCCCAGGACATGCTCGCCCTCTTTGAGCTGATCCGGCAGCTCATTCAACTGGATCAGAATCCGGTCATCTACCCCGATGCGGAAGAGATCCTCTCCCGAGCTCTGCATGAACACCGGATGGACGGCCTCGTGAAAGAGATCCGCAAAGCCCCCGCGAAACACCCGCTGCGCACGTCCCTGCTCAAGACGGAGCTTCTGCCCTACCAGCTGGATGGCATCGCCTTCGCTGCAGGAAAAGGGCGCGCCGTGCTCGCTGATGAGATGGGTCTTGGCAAGACCATTCAGGGTGTCGGGGTTGCAGAGTTCCTGGCGCGGCATGCAGATGTCCGCCGTGTGCTGGTGGTGTGCCCCGCCTCGCTCAAGTCCCAGTGGAAGCTGGAGATTGAAAGGTTCTGCGGCCGGAGCGTGCAGATCGTCTCGGGCAAGACCTCGGAGCGCAATGCCCTCTACTCTGGCGACGCGTTTTTCACCCTCTGCAATTATGAGCAGGTGCTCCGGGACTACCTTGATATAGAGCGGACCTCGTGGGACCTCATCATCCTGGATGAGGCCCAGCGCATCAAGAACTGGGAGGCGAAGACGAGCCGCATCATCAAGGGCCTGCGCTCCCCCTTCGCCCTGGTCCTGACCGGCACCCCGCTGGAAAACCGGCTCGATGACCTTTTCTCCGTGGTGGAGTTTGTTGATGACCGGAGGCTCGGACCCGCCTATCGCTTCTTCCACAGTCACCGGGTGGCCACAGAGACCGGCCGAGTCTCCGGCTACAAGAACCTGGATGCGCTGCGTCAACAACTGGAACCCGTGCTGCTCCGCCGCACCCGGGCCAGCATCGCCCTGGACCTGCCTCCGCGGACGACCGAAATCGTCCGCATCCCCGCCACGGAGGAACAGCAGCAGCTGCACAATAGCCACATGGTGACGGTGAATGCCATCACTTCGAAGAAGTTCCTCAGTGAGATGGATCTGCTGAGGCTTCAAAAGGCGCTGCTGATGGCGAGAATGAGCGCCAACAGCACCTACCTCGTGGACAAGCAGTCGCCCGGCTTCTCCAGCAAGCTCGACCGCCTGGCCGAGCTGCTGGAGGCCCTGAGCGCCGAACCCGAGCGGAAGATCATCCTCTTCACGGAATGGACCACGATGCTTAATCTCATCGAACCCATTCTGGAGAGGCTCAAGATGGACTTTGTGAGGCTGGACGGCCAGGTGGCCCAGAAGAAGCGGCAGGCGCTGGTGTCGGAGTTCCAGGGGAATCCCAAGTGCCGGGTGTTCCTCACCACCAACGCCGGCTCCACCGGACTCAACCTCCAGGCCGCCGATACGGTGATCAACGTGGATCTGCCGTGGAATCCGGCCTTGCTGGAGCAACGCATCGCCCGGGCCCATCGCATGGGCCAGAAGCGCAAGGTCCAGGTGCACCTGCTGGTGACGGAAGGCACCATTGAGGAGAACCTTCTGGCCACACTGGGGGCCAAGCACGAACTGGCGTCCGCCGTTTTGGATCCTGACTCCACCCTTCAAGAAGTGGCTCTAACCTCCGGCATTGAGGAACTCAAAAGACGTCTGGAGGTGTTGCTGGGTGCCAAGGTCGAGGCGGATCTGGATGTGTCTTCCCAGAATCAGGCCGAAGTCGCGGCAGGAATCAGCGCAGGAGCTCCGCCTCCCGATGCCGAACGCAAGGCCCGCGTCGCGGAGGCAACGGGCACCCTGGTGGCCAGCGCCTTCAGCCTCCTGGGTGAACTTCTGCCCTCCGGGAACGTGGCTCCCCCTGCAGAATCGGTGAATGCCCTTCAGGCAGCCCTGCTGGAGAATGTGGTGCTGGGTGAGGATGGCCAACCCACGCTGACGCTGAAACTGCCCAACCAGGAAAGCGTCAACGCCATGGCCTCGGCATTGGCGAAGTTGATGAGCCTTGGGAGCGGTGTGGGGTCGTGA